Within the Vagococcus carniphilus genome, the region CGATTGAATTACCTTCAACTTTTGGAAGAAAGTAAAGTTATTTTTACATCAAAAATGACATTTTCAATCTTTATTTATTTTCTCTTATGGCTAACCGTTTTTAGTATAACTGTAATCATAAAAAAGATAATTTTAGGAGAGAAAAAAACATGCATCTATTAATTGTTGAAGATGATTTGAGTATCAATAATTTACTGAAAAAAAGTCTGACTAAACAAGGTTATACAGTTATTGCTGCTTTTGACGGGGAAGAGGCTGCTAATCTAATTGAGACAAGTAAAATTGAGTTTGCGATTGTTGATATTATGCTCCCTAAAATTAATGGATGGGAGCTTATTGAATATTTAAAAGAATATGATATTCCAACTATTTTTTTAACAGCAAGAGATCAGCAAAAAGATAAAATTAAGGGGTTAAGTATTGGGGCTGAGGATTACATGACTAAACCCTTTGATATATTAGAGTTAATAGCTAGAATTGAAGTGATCAGAAGACGCGTGTATGGAGTGAATGAAACAAGCAAAATGATTTACTTAAATGATATTGAAATAAATGTCGAAAAGAAACAAGTGAAAAAAGAAGAAGAAATAGTGTCATTAACCCCTAAAGAATTTGATTTATTGGTTATGTTAGCTGTTAATAAAAATATCATTATGACAAGAGAAGCTTTATATTCCAATGTATGGGAAAAAGAATTTACAGACGAGAGTAGGACGTTGGATTTACATATTCAAAGAATTAGAAACAAACTATTTAAAGAGAATGAATTGAAAACAGTCTATGGAACAGGATATTTATTGGAGATAGAAAAATGACCTATTTCTATAAAATTTATACATCGATTTTTTTTAGTATTGTATTATTATTTGGCTCGATTAGTTTTCTTTTTCTATATTCGGTCTATCAAAACACGTTGAAACAAGAAAAAGAAACGGCTGTCTCAAAAGAACACATTGTTTATTTACTAATTAACTCCAAATTAAGTAATCGAAATGAAAAAATAGACTATCAAGAGTTAGGGGATTTTGTCAAAAAATCAAGTGGTGAAAATTTCTTTTTAGTTGATAATAAAGACAACATTTTATACAGTGCAGAACCGAATTTACCAAAAGAAAAGTTAACAATTGAATTACCACCAAAAGAAGATATTGTCCAAATTAGTGATGTACAACTAGTGAATAACAAAAAATATCTTCTTCTTTCTGAGAAAATTCCAAATAAAAACTTTGGTATTGTATTGGTAGACCCTCTAGTAGAGTTAACTAAAAACATGGAAGAGTTTAAAATGATCTATCGCTTTTTACTAATCGGAATAATTATTGCAAGTGCCATTGTTTCATTTTTATTAGCTAATATGTTAATCAAGCCAATCAAGCAGTTGATAAAAACAACCGAAGATATTTCAAAGGGACATGTAGAAAAACGAGTGGTATCACCCACAAATGATGAACTAGGTGAACTGGGTAAAGGCTTAAATAATATGGCTGATAAATTTAGTAAAGATATTGATCAAATTCAACAGGCAAAAGACAGCCAAGATTTATTTTTGGCTAACTTAGCACATGAAATTAGAACACCACTTACATCTATTAGTGGCTATTCTCAGATGTTGAAATGGAGTGATTTGGAACCGGATGATTTAGAGTCAGTTGAGTATATCTATAATGAAAGTCAAAGATTAACTAATTTATCAAAAGATATTTTAAAATTGACTCAATTAAATACGTATCAGTTAGAGATAAAACCCATCAAGACAACTCTCATTAGAGAAGATTTGGAACTTTTCTTTAAAGGAAATGAAAGCCAGCATGGATTTAGTGTCTCTCTTGAAGAAAGCGAGTTACCTCTTGATTACAATCTCTTTAAATTAATGGCTTATAACATTGTTTTAAACAGCTTAAATGCTTTTGAGAAACCAAGTGAAATAGAAATAAGAGGTATGAATCAAAAGGATTCTTATCAATTGAAATTTAGTGATAATGGGCCTGGTATACCAGTTGATTTAGTTGAAACTGTTACCGAAGCATTTGTGACAAATAATGAATCAAGAAGTGATCAACACTTAGGATTAGGTCTCTCGATTGTTCAAAAGGTAGTTAAATTACATCAAGGTAATTTATTAATTGAGAGCACTGAAGGAATCGAAACGACAGTTATAGTGACTTTCAAAAAGGAGTTAGCCAATGAATAAA harbors:
- a CDS encoding response regulator transcription factor — protein: MHLLIVEDDLSINNLLKKSLTKQGYTVIAAFDGEEAANLIETSKIEFAIVDIMLPKINGWELIEYLKEYDIPTIFLTARDQQKDKIKGLSIGAEDYMTKPFDILELIARIEVIRRRVYGVNETSKMIYLNDIEINVEKKQVKKEEEIVSLTPKEFDLLVMLAVNKNIIMTREALYSNVWEKEFTDESRTLDLHIQRIRNKLFKENELKTVYGTGYLLEIEK
- a CDS encoding HAMP domain-containing sensor histidine kinase, which gives rise to MTYFYKIYTSIFFSIVLLFGSISFLFLYSVYQNTLKQEKETAVSKEHIVYLLINSKLSNRNEKIDYQELGDFVKKSSGENFFLVDNKDNILYSAEPNLPKEKLTIELPPKEDIVQISDVQLVNNKKYLLLSEKIPNKNFGIVLVDPLVELTKNMEEFKMIYRFLLIGIIIASAIVSFLLANMLIKPIKQLIKTTEDISKGHVEKRVVSPTNDELGELGKGLNNMADKFSKDIDQIQQAKDSQDLFLANLAHEIRTPLTSISGYSQMLKWSDLEPDDLESVEYIYNESQRLTNLSKDILKLTQLNTYQLEIKPIKTTLIREDLELFFKGNESQHGFSVSLEESELPLDYNLFKLMAYNIVLNSLNAFEKPSEIEIRGMNQKDSYQLKFSDNGPGIPVDLVETVTEAFVTNNESRSDQHLGLGLSIVQKVVKLHQGNLLIESTEGIETTVIVTFKKELANE